atttaaatatttaaaaaataaaaaatattattaatataataatattaagtattatttaagttaattttatataaaataaaattaccataGAAGAGCACTTTTctagaaaatgacttactttttcaaaagggtaagtcATTATACAggaaaaatggcttattttccgTTGATCTATAACTAATTTTCTGTTGACCAGgctatttttttgtgaaataaacataGGAAAATGTAGAAAACATTttctataaattattttacgatGAAACAAACAGAGCCTAATGTTGAAAaacgaatgatacaagaggagtttcgactacatctatttaagagttgaaaaatcatattctaatcaaaatcatataataaaagtatAGTTTTATACAGACTCAACTTATGTGGTATGGTCCGCTAACCCCACAGATCCCTTATTTTGTCActgtatttatttcttcaacaagtaACGGAATTCAGGTCACATAATCTCTAACACTTATTaaactttttgtttatttgtaaaaaaaaaaattgtttaatactATGGTCAAATTGTAGTTTTAGTTCaactattatatttaaaatttaattttaatttctatagtttaatttgacataattttattCTCCacttttatcatattatttggTTAATCTAAAAGTTATAGgtaaaatattagtataaattGCCAACAACTTTTTAGTTTAGTGACATCGTGTACATAAGAATCTAGATTCAGTTTCAAGTAATCATATTTTCCATCCCCAATTAACAACacaaaatgttaatatatatttcttatccTTAAAACCAACAATTCCAACTCATTATACTAACATttggataataataataataaaaccttTATTATgctaaactttttcttttgttggaaaaattattttattttgaaaaataggtaAATATTAGATTAACTGATCATAAAGTCGTAAAATTGGAGGGAGTAAATTATGCTAAATTTAAAGAGCAAGAACTAAATTCCGAATTTCAACATAGCAGAAGGACAAAACCCAGAATTTGACCTTATACTATCTATTGTTAAAAGTCACATTAGGGTTTATTTCAAACGTCAGCTCTCTCTCCTTCTCTTTCCCATCACTTAGCATCACCACACCAAACCTAGAACCAACCAGTTTCTGgatttatttcttctttaattGAACCCATTCTTTTAAGCACACAAACGACAGACCTTGGATTATCATGTTCATCATCATCTATTTTGTTCTACTTGTAGAAACACATAAactaaaacacacacacacaaaaatgaAGTTGTCGATCAAGGCCCTTTTGTAATAAGTTAAAGAGACCTGCGTTGAAGAACAGTACTGATGTTGGTTCGTTGTCTCTTAACATTCCCTGAAGAATTAGATTCATCCCCACAAGTACTCTTCTCCATCACCGCTTTCAATGCTTCTTGTATTGAACCAATAACGTCACCACCATCACTGCTACAGCTCGATTCTTGTTCCTCTCCGGTAATGAAGAGTACATTCTTGACACGCCCGCCCAGCGTCGTGATCTCAGCTTTCAGTGTTTTGAGACGTAAATCTTTCAATGCTTTGATTAGGTCAGGCAAAAGATCGGACCTATCTTCACAGCAAAGCGAAGCTTTTATCACGAACTTACCATCTTGGTCCGATGTATCCACCGTTAGTTCATCGGTTTCGGTCGGTACCGGACTTGTTTCTGCTATCAAACACGTTTGCCGTTTAAGCTCTTTCACGTGTTGGATCACTTCCGCAAGCAGTGAAGCCTTGTCCGTCTATGTTACATGGTGGCCGTAACCAAAACAACAACACCATTAATTAACACGCATGCTAGGGTACCTCTGCCAGCAATGAAGCTAGCTTTTGTCCCATATTCCCATATCACAAGAAATaaccaaaagaaagaaaaatagaagacaACATATGaaatcaattaagcaagaaatGCCATTAATAGCATATTAAATAGATCTTGTTTGTGTAAAGAATAGATGgatttttgctaattttccCACATCCAAAACTTCATTGTTAATGATGGGGTATATTATTGTTTCAAGGTGTAACTAACAAAGGATAATAGTTTATCAAGGCATGCGGAAGATAATAGTGTTGAGAGAGTTTTGATTTCTGTTTAGGGATTTCATCCGACTCAATGTAACCATGGGAGACTAATACCGGAAGGTCTCGTAAAAAAATGGTTTGTGTAGCTTTATTACCTTTGGCTTCCTAGTTAATTTGGTTGATGATCCGGCAAGAAATTTCCAAGGGACTGCTCCTTGGTTTCTCTTTATCATATCAATGCTCAATCCCTTTCGTTGTTTACTTTCCCTTCTTCTTGGAACCACCGCAAGTCTTAAAGAATAAACCAAAAGACAAGcatttgttctttttaatgaaaagaTCAAAActgaagggaaaaaaagatgGGCCAAAAAGAAATTTGACAACCTTTCACGTCTAAATGAGTAGGTTTTGATAGCTTATTATCAGACCATGTGACCAACCATCTAAGTAGAATCTTAGGAAGACCTACAGGTATCTTTGAATGGGGGGAAAAGCTCgttataaaacaaaacaaaaaggggTGCACCAAAAGGTGTATGTATGACACTTCCAAATAATATACTAGGACATGTTGTAGGCGTGATGGTTtataatgttttctttttgacaattttataagcttttttgtttcattttaatgaACTGTACAATGACTACACCTTACTTTGGTGGTGCTTGGGAGTAAGCTGCGTAGCTTTGCGAGATGGTTGTTGATTCgttctcttcttctcctttcaGCTTCACTGTGACTCTTAGAAGCAGCCATAGCCTTAGCGTCCATGATTTCTTGAGCGGTCATCTTACCTAACTCAGCTTGTAGCCCCAAAGGAGCTGAGCCAACAGCTCCAAAACTGTCGGATAAGATCCTCAGGCGATTAACTGATGGGGCACCATCGTATGCAAACTGTAGGGCAGCGGCAGGAGGAGCTGTTGGGGTAAATAACCCCCCGTATGATGATGATGGAGGGGGGACTAGAAAAGAGTCGTGGACATGGTCCTGAACCGGGTTTCCGGTGAAGTACTGGATTGGACTGAGAGCGTGAACCGGTGGGAAAGACCAAGGTAGTTGAGGGAATACCAACCCTCCCGTAGTTGCTCCAAATAACTCATCGTTGTGTAGTTGGTGGTGTTGTTGGGAAGCTTGTAGGTTATGGATAGGTCGAGGATAGTCTCCTTGATATTCTTCTTTCTTTGCACACATAATAATTATATCCGTACTCTCCGCTCGGCCTGCCCTTAACTCTATTGATCACTTGCTATTCTCTGAtatgaattatgaaaaagtatattgaaattggaacaaaaaaatggttatgaatgaagaagaagaagaagactaAAGAGAGAAAGAACTTCCCTTGATggatatgttatatatatagatgGAATTTTCAAAGCAAGCTAACTAGCTATCTCTCTAAATTCCTGTTGTACATGATTTCTTTGTGGTGGTGATAAATCgataaaagagagagagaacaaagaaaaaaaatggaacaaGGCAAGGAAAAGGGGAAAAGGATAGGACTCAGTGTAGAATGAATGATGATGAGTCAATATCTTTCACTGGTTTGTGGGTAATCTGATCTGATGACCCTTTTGATTACCCTTAGCAAAATCAAAACAAGCTTTCGTTTTCATATACGTGCCTTGTTGGACTTGGAAGAAATGGTGTGTCTTTTTGGTTCCttcgatttattttttatatatgtatattgtgtTTTGGTCTCTCCACTACACTAATTTATAGAGTGTATTTTGCAAGTAGTGTTAGTGCTAgtctcctttcctttcctttcctttcttcttaCGGCAATCCCCCCTTCATGTAGCTATCAGCTTGGCTTGGGGAGAGAGGctcctcttcttttctttattaattttttagtctATCTCACCTTTTTCGAATAATAAAATGGTCTAACTTTGTTCTCACCCTTCTTacacttttaatttcaaatttttaattcaattttatactTGAACTCTATcaaaagatttcatttatattaaatcatgtggcactttataaataaaaacgAATTGTTGATGTGTCCAATATCACGCATATGGAGGATTTATTaggcaaataaaaatattaaatttagggTTGTAAGGTGTAACGAAGCAGGGGACTGGAGATAGGGGCCTTGGTCCACCTTgcttaaatgaaataattttaattttagcccCTTTTGAGggacagtttttttttttttcaaaatgacatataatccaatttaacaaaattcctttggattctattattattattataaatgaatttgaaCATTAAATCAAAAGAGTAGGAGAagtaaattcatgaaattaaaagtagccggattaaagtttaaaaatgtaaagaaaacaGGGATTGGAGcataataaaacctaataaaataACAACAGCGTGAAGAGAGAGATGGGGAACACAACGCAACACACACAGAGATTGTCGACCGACCAAAATCCAAAAAGGCTGATAAAAGGGTTAGCTTAGGTAAACCCTTTTCatatggttttaattttaatatggtgGGTTAAGCTCCCACGTTGTTCCACACTCTTGGCTATTTTCCACGCCCATCCTTTCTGCTTTCCCAACATCATGCAATCATTGTGTCTTGGAAACCCTCCCCCCGCCCTTCTGAGCGACCTATCTTCAACATCAAACACATTCCTGCCCTTTATTCAATTGGCCTTTCAAGTTGATGTTAATTAATATATGCTCCtttttttatcatataattaattCAGATGCATATGTGgtttgttttttcttaaaatcctTTTAATTGATGTTTACTATATATCGgttaaaatactattttttaatgatttaaatttcatcactgttatttatattatattttggaaataacTTGTATAagaataatactaaaattatagtttttaggtattagtaaaattttatcatattatcatattttaaagagataaaattattattatacacttatccttagagaaattattttatagaccATTTCAAGATATTACTCATGGTCCATttccaaatatttaataacatttcagcaatttttttatgttattgacACAtgattttggtgatttttttatCCTGAATCTAGAATCctgaaccctaaacccaaaacttagAACTCCATATCCTAAATCCAAACACCAAACCCTTGAATTTTAAATCTTGAACCTCGAAATCGTAACCCGTAACCTCGAACCCTTGAACCTTAAACTCAAACCCGTAACCTCGAATCCGAACTCTAAACCTCCTTCAACCTCGGGGTTCAGGGTTCGAGTTTAAGGTTTGGGGTTCTGagtaaaataattaccaaaattatgtgtcaacGACATggaataaattgcataaaagttactaatttttttaaaaaattggttgcacaaaaataaaaaaccattaacttatgggaaaaaaacaaaatgattaaaatttgtaaaagaaaaaaatatttttgtttataattttaaaaaataactattttaattaatttaattaaagttaaattaagtttgAGAAGATATTAAATATAGATGAGTATATAATAACactttgttatctttaaaatttaatgatgtgaCACTATTTTATTGGTGCCTAAAAACTATGCTTTTCGGATaatcttaatataatttattctcgtataataatactttttatttttaaaatttaatgacgtggcactattttattaatatctaaaatctatattttttaaaatgattataatataatttattctaaattaattttaggcCCGCTCATTTTGAACTAGTTTTTgtcataaaaataaagagattggTACTTATTTCAtatatcttgaatttttttatgaaggATATTTTATGCATCTCTATTACATAAGTCTTATACATTATTAGTGAATAATAACATGACacatcattattaaattaaacaaaaaatatgtaACACTTGTAAGTAAATACTAATAATCTTTTTGaacataattaaacattaattgtaattattataaataagtattaataactctagaatttagggttttagattTAAGTTTTAGGGTCatagtatttaattataattaattattatttaattatatttaaataaaattattagtatttatttataaatcctctattattttttgtgttatttaatGATAAGTTGTCGTGTTATTATACATTAGATTTATACAccaataatacattaaatatttttcatattttaaactcTAAAAGCTTGTAGTTTTGATATCTCTCTTGGTGATTAAATTGGGTAAATCGTTGGCATACTTGGGTTTGGAGGGTTATATTGACATAACAATTAAGGTAAAGCTAAAGCTACTTCCACAATAAACAACCGAGTATGTTCTGGGGAGAAAGATTTATAATCTTAGGAGttcaaaaaatacattttatatatatacacatatattctAAAGGCATAATGCTAAAAATAACCCCAGACGTTTAGCTGTTTGGCCACTTtggtcctttaattttttttttgattattttgtttcttaacgtctttttttgttaaattggtCTATTTTTAACGAACATGCTGACGTGACCGTTAGTTGACTAACAGTCAACATTAACTGCTGACGTGACGATccaaatgtaattaaattatgatatgacactattttatcttatatgtcatgtcagtaaatgattttaaaattattaaaattgttataaaataaagagagacggagagaataaagaacaaagaaaatatgaaagcaataaaGAATGTACTTTGTTGATTAAAGGGAttattacaatgcttcatcagagtctctatttataatgctttatcagagtctctatttataggcataagaagtataaaagaagtagagatctaattctaataactattagaatttaaagtatatcaaaactttatcttgatcatgatggacatctacttaataagatattcataacactcccccttggatgtccattggtagataatgtgcctcgttaaaaccttattaagaaaaatcatgtgggataaaaacctaatgaaggaaaaagagtacacaatcttcTATTACAAGGTTCCTCATTAAAAACTTTTACCAAAAAagcccaatgggacaaaaccttggttaaaggaaaagagtacaaCTTGTTTTAGACTCCCCCTAATGGCAACATTATGTTACATCTTTAAGTTGATGCATTTCAATCTTGTGTGGTAGTCTTTCAAATATTGAAGTTGGCAATGCCTTAGTAAAAAGATATgctaaattatcactagaacGAATTTGTTGACAATTTATATCACATCTTTTCTCAAGATCATgagtgaagaataattttggcAAAATATGTTTCGTTCTATCACCTTTGATGTAACCACCCTTCAATTGAGCTATACATGTTGTATTATCTTCATATAAGACAGTTGGCATCTTTTCCTATAAAGGAAAATTACATATCTTCTGCATATGTTGGGtcaataaccttagccaaacacactctcgacttgcctcatgcattgcaattatttctaCATGATTTGAAAAAGTAGCAGTTAATGTTTGCTTTGTCGAATGCCATGATATGGTAGTACCcccacatgtaaataaatatactgTTTGAGATAGACCTTTATGTGGATCTGATAAGTATCCAACATCAGCATAGCCAACTAAtagggattttgaatcatttgaataaaataacctcATATCAATAATCcctttaaaatatctaaatatatgtttaattacaTTCCAATGTCTACATGTTAgagaagaactaaatcttgcTAACAAGTTTACAGCGAAAGCTATATCAGGTCTTGTGTTGTTTACTCTATCCATgtaaattttctataatatattttctaaataagttgattaatgaacatgaatttcatcttttaaatgctTGATTTGTAAGCcaatataaaactttatttttccaagatctttcatttcaaattctttctttaaataatttattgtattttgaagattttcaagagttccaataatatttagatcatcaacataaacaacaattatcacaaaatcttatccaaacatttttataaagaCACGTGGACAAATTGGATCATTTTGTAACCTTCTTTTAACAAGTATTTACTAAGACAATTGTATCACATACGTCTagattgttttaatatatataaacttttctttaatatgATCGAGCAATTTTCTCAAGAAACTCTATATCCTTCTGGGACTTTAAATCCTTCtgggattttcatataaatttcactatcaagtgtaCCATATAAATAGGAtgtaacaacatccattagatACATGTCAAGTTTTTCACGTACTACCAgactaataatatatctaaacgTGATTATATCTACCACAGAAgaatatgtctcttcataatcaatgtcgGGCCTTTGCGAAAATCCTTGTGCTACAAGTCGAGCTTTATATCTTACGActtcatcaatttcattttgttttcgcACAAATACCCATTTATATCCTACCGGCTTTACACCTTTAGGTATTGGGACTACAGGTCCAAAAACTTCACGTTTAGAAAGTGAATTCAATTATGCTTGAATTGTAACTTTCCATTTTggccaatcttttctattttttatattccttAGTAGATTTAGGCTCAggatcctcattttcttttgttatttcaatAGCAACATTATAAGAAAAATTGTTGTCAACAACtacattttgtttttgttctatctttttctcgtattgacataacttatcgagatctatttattttcatcatttccattttcacttttagatacctgaatctcttcttgAGTTTTATAATCAGTTATGTCATGGGTCTCTTCAAGAACCCctgcctccactatatgaccatcttgaATGTTTGCTCCTCTTTTTTTTACGaggatttttatatttgaaactGACCGGTCTTCCACGCTTAATGCAtggattactttcttttgcaTTAACAGTTTGCCCTATTAAGACATCAATTCGTATTGGAGCATTTTCAGCTGGTATGTGAGATTTAATGAATCTGAtagttgatttgtaaaatgaattatctgttgaacttctggttcacatTGCTTTGTACGAGGATCTTAgacattgataattcatttcaagtacTTTAATAATCCAACTTTTTATCCCCTCCCCTTAATGTTGAGAAAACTGTCAACTCATGTCATaactaaatatcaaattaatagttacaaaatattataaggatactcatataaatatacattctcAATCTCTTATTATGACCCATCTTTGTGCTTTGTGGTGGAGCAGTTGGGACATATACTGCACatccaaaatttgtaaaatgggAACTATTTGgctcttgaccaaaaatcaattgtaatgggagtatttataatttattggc
The nucleotide sequence above comes from Gossypium raimondii isolate GPD5lz chromosome 13, ASM2569854v1, whole genome shotgun sequence. Encoded proteins:
- the LOC105783998 gene encoding transcription factor bHLH30, which encodes MCAKKEEYQGDYPRPIHNLQASQQHHQLHNDELFGATTGGLVFPQLPWSFPPVHALSPIQYFTGNPVQDHVHDSFLVPPPSSSYGGLFTPTAPPAAALQFAYDGAPSVNRLRILSDSFGAVGSAPLGLQAELGKMTAQEIMDAKAMAASKSHSEAERRRRERINNHLAKLRSLLPSTTKTDKASLLAEVIQHVKELKRQTCLIAETSPVPTETDELTVDTSDQDGKFVIKASLCCEDRSDLLPDLIKALKDLRLKTLKAEITTLGGRVKNVLFITGEEQESSCSSDGGDVIGSIQEALKAVMEKSTCGDESNSSGNVKRQRTNISTVLQRRSL